In one Yarrowia lipolytica chromosome 1A, complete sequence genomic region, the following are encoded:
- a CDS encoding uncharacterized protein (Compare to YALI0A10681g, weakly similar to DEHA0E13486g Debaryomyces hansenii IPF 11853.1): MDFSLRSPMKHGTAFGVASPSMSPSVSEAIMKEMNDRAKQIVEQGDTGSPTKRNAGPSNSAAAVAASYTPSRRSARATSRFGRAHQRSFKNMDSISNHYAAQRDRAAAAGSGGEPERMEIYNDAKTPEKITDGARQRDVVSSAAKRRKINIFGRKLELAHTAQQLGSPTKENMAPVSPAKDLAALRSPEKMNQENLNLSPVKLNTLETSSPIKKSPSKVVDLHLSKEEKEPSSANTNTNTSTTAKTIPPSHSLRHMKSKTNMSRPPTKPVGFSLSTDRRAERTIPSSASTRSVSEGSRLPMSHSQSTRSLRGHATSGGASSTVSAPTLSPSKSTPSLSAAAGNSRLRTPSVRMPPLGTARKTSASEPSTGARMAPRMTKSSTMSNLRRPGI; the protein is encoded by the coding sequence ATGGACTTCTCATTGCGATCTCCAATGAAACATGGAACGGCTTTCGGAGTCGCGTCTCCGTCAATGTCGCCTTCCGTGTCGGAAGCCATCATGAAGGAGATGAACGACCGGGCCAAACAGATTGTCGAGCAGGGCGACACTGGGTCTCCTACAAAACGCAACGCCGGTCCGTCAAATTCCGCCGCGGCGGTCGCAGCCAGCTACACACCCTCCAGACGGTCGGCTAGAGCCACCAGTCGGTTTGGAAGAGCCCACCAACGGTCCTTCAAAAACATGGACTCCATCAGCAACCACTATGCGGCTCAAAGAGACAGAGCTGCGGCGGCGGGCTCGGGAGGCGAACCGGAACGAATGGAGATTTATAACGACGCAAAGACGCCGGAGAAAATCACTGACGGAGCCAGACAACGAGACGTGGTGTCGTCAGCGGCCAAGCGTCGAAAAATCAACATTTTCGGCCGCAAACTCGAACTGGCACACACAGCGCAGCAACTGGGCTCGCCAACCAAGGAGAACATGGCTCCCGTGTCTCCAGCTAAGGACCTGGCTGCTCTACGTTCGCcggagaagatgaaccAGGAGAACCTGAACCTGTCGCCTGTCAAGCTCAACACTCTGGAAACGTCTTCTCCCATCAAAAAGTCGCCCTCTAAGGTGGTTGATTTGCAtctgtccaaggaggagaaagagCCGTCAAGCGCAAATACaaatacaaatacaagcACAACGGCCAAAACCATCCCTCCATCGCATTCCCTTCGACACATGAAATCGAAAACCAACATGTCTCGACCGCCTACCAAGCCCGTGGGCTTCTCACTGAGCACAGATCGACGTGCCGAGCGGACCATTCCGTCCAGTGCAAGTACCCGGTCCGTTTCAGAGGGCTCTAGGCTGCCCATGAGTCACTCCCAGAGTACCCGTTCGTTAAGAGGGCACGCCACGTCGGGCGGTGCTTCATCTACAGTCTCTGCACCCACTCTGTCTCCTTCAAAGAGCACCCCTTCGCtttctgcagctgctggcaaCTCCAGATTGCGAACTCCTTCGGTTCGAATGCCGCCCTTGGGAACTGCTCGAAAGACCTCTGCCAGTGAGCCTTCCACAGGAGCTCGTATGGCTCCGAGGATGACAAAGTCGAGTACCATGTCCAATTTGAGACGTCCTGGAATATAA
- a CDS encoding uncharacterized protein (Compare to YALI0A10703g, weakly similar to uniprot|Q12433 Saccharomyces cerevisiae YOR023c AHC1 component of the ADA histone acetyltransferase complex): MAAPDSPSTPDRSFVNIPVLPPPKRSPHKSPKIGPQSPTLPLPPVQSPIPTTPKSALRFPQLEPRSRSNSNTSNRSRSPSPLRKVVFSPKEELIDGGKKSKDNLPNLADLKELNQRDLKELKEQQAKDFGSFLNSPKTSTSPFHSSTPPPPPLHLDTETRSPKGRSKSVGAASSPVDITPTQTPIMHTPTSTLPSYINPVSTAFCLGLAVGLSISAIRPTLEKAVNHGSSWLAWLFKTVILWTVIGAAAYMAFTLGKAVLITIQQNQQKQQQTAHKLPPTPRSDPFEGLKPNKPSSSSGSTVSASSSKSASSTKSSGSAASIYEFNKYVDEQKVKRRGQKDEEHSFRPYPARPQLSSTAPGKIYGNMS; this comes from the coding sequence ATGGCTGCTCCAGACTCTCCCTCCACGCCCGACAGGTCGTTTGTCAACATCCCGGTTCTTCCCCCGCCCAAACGCTCGCCCCACAAGTCACCCAAAATCGGCCCGCAGTCTCCCACGctgcctcttcctccaGTGCAGTCTCCCatccccaccacccccaagTCTGCGCTTCGGTTCCCACAACTCGAGCCGCGATCCCGGTCCAAttccaacacctccaaccGCTCGCGATCACCGTCGCCGCTCAGAAAAGTAGTCTTTTCACCCAAGGAAGAGCTCATTGACGGCGGCAAGAAATCCAAAGACAACTTGCCCAATTTGGCTGATCTGAAGGAACTCAACCAGAGAgacctcaaggagctgaaAGAGCAGCAAGCCAAGGACTTTGGTAGCTTCCTTAATTCGCCAAAGACCTCAACTTCCCCTTTCCACTCGTCGACACCCccgccaccacctctgCATCTCGATACTGAAACCAGATCCCCCAAAGGAAGATCCAAGTCAGTAGGAGCAGCTTCGTCACCGGTAGATATTACtccgacacaaacaccaatCATGCATACACCCACATCAACGCTACCCTCCTACATCAACCCCGTGAGTACAGCGTTCTGTCTAGGTCTGGCCGTGGGTCTCAGCATCTCGGCCATCCGACCAACTCTCGAAAAAGCCGTCAACCACGGCTCCTCGTGGCTCGCATGGCTCTTCAAAACCGTCATTCTGTGGACCGTCATCGGTGCAGCGGCTTACATGGCCTTCACTTTAGGCAAAGCTGTCCTGATCACGATTCAACAGAACCAGCAGAAGCAACAGCAGACAGCCCATAAACTGCCCCCCACACCTCGTTCAGACCCATTTGAAGGTCTTAAACCGAATAAGCCGTCGTCATCGAGCGGCTCTACGGTTTCTGCTTCATCTTCCAAATCAGCTTCTTCGACAAAGTCTTCTGGAAGTGCCGCGTCCATCTACGAGTTCAACAAGTACGTTGATGAGCAAAAGGTGAAACGACGGGGTCAGAAGGACGAAGAGCATTCCTTCAGACCCTATCCTGCCCGTCCTCAGTTGTCTTCTACAGCTCCTGGAAAGATTTATGGAAACATGTCATAA
- a CDS encoding 40S ribosomal protein eS7 (Compare to YALI0A10725g, similar to uniprot|P26786 Saccharomyces cerevisiae YOR096W 40S ribosomal protein S7-A (RP30), similar to Saccharomyces cerevisiae RPS7B (YNL096C) and RPS7A (YOR096W); ancestral locus Anc_2.188), with translation MSAALKIIKQDPSELELQVAQAFVDLENSSPDFKSELRLFQFKSARELEVSAGKKALVIFVPVPALPAVHKIQQRLTRELEKKFSDRHVVFLAERRILPKAGRKALPSQPRPMSRTLTKVHEALLEDLVFPTEIIGKRVKYQVGGTRIQKVFLDSKDSTFIDNKLESFQSVYNKLTGKKVVFEIPANQGEVY, from the coding sequence ATGTCTGCCGCCctcaagatcatcaagcAGGACCCCTCCGAGCTCGAGCTCCAGGTCGCCCAGGCCTTTGTCGACCTCGAGAACTCCTCTCCCGACTTCAAGTCCGAGCTGCGACTTTTCCAGTTCAAGTCTGCCCGAGAGCTTGAGGTTTCTGCCGGCAAGAAGGCCCTCGTTATCTTTGTGCCTGTCCCCGCCCTCCCCGCTGTCCACAAGATCCAGCAGCGACTCACCCGagagctcgagaagaagttCTCCGACCGACACGTTGTCTTCCTTGCTGAGCGACGAATCCTCCCCAAGGCCGGCCGAAAGGCTCTGCCCTCTCAGCCTCGACCCATGTCTCGAACCCTGACCAAGGTCCACGAGGCTCTCCTCGAGGATCTCGTTTTCCCCACCGAGATCATTGGCAAGCGAGTCAAGTACCAGGTTGGTGGCACTCGAATCCAGAAGGTTTTCCTCGACTCCAAGGACTCCACCTTCATCGACAACAAGCTCGAGTCCTTCCAGTCTGTCTACAACAAGCTCACCGGCAAGAAGGTTGTCTTTGAGATTCCTGCCAACCAGGGCGAGGTCTACTAA
- a CDS encoding uncharacterized protein (Compare to YALI0A10747g, weakly similar to CAGL0H02101g Candida glabrata, similar to Saccharomyces cerevisiae YHR087W; ancestral locus Anc_5.384), with protein sequence MSQNVKIFYQPQYEDRICENGYVVFVNSEESLEKWRADPSTNIVNIVAAYQVWTTGKQGVNGELNEPSNLQLDTDWGTHKVDDIIPIILKEGSSKGSANLGHKFGTTNASMGPRVAH encoded by the coding sequence ATGTCCCAGAACGTCAAGATCTTCTACCAGCCTCAGTACGAGGACCGAATCTGCGAGAACGGCTacgtcgtcttcgtcaacTCGGAGGAGTCCCTCGAAAAGTGGAGAGCCGACCCCTccaccaacattgtcaacatTGTCGCCGCCTACCAGGTCTGGACCACCGGCAAGCAGGGAGTCAACGGAGAACTCAACGAGCCCTCCAACCTGCAGCTCGACACCGACTGGGGAACCCACAAGGTCGACGACATTATCCCCatcattctcaaggagggcTCCTCCAAGGGCTCCGCCAACCTCGGCCACAAGTTTGGAACCACAAACGCTTCCATGGGCCCCCGAGTGGCCCACTAA
- a CDS encoding uncharacterized protein (Compare to YALI0A10769g, weakly similar to DEHA0F24530g Debaryomyces hansenii) has translation MDTQVHANHYEQARKRKSSSTTFVPTVLLLSPPDLPQATAHAPTQNTGGLRGSIRGSIRSLRGSLRRHKHDTTLPTIQMVPLQRAGTPIQAPPIQKPFQAILSGATTVFDDPKSGALTVASTQASTRHFHTAGTGGSALFTNNSAHTLAVVGNSTYSGETTKSAVGPKDNSVTNSSRTQSPAFSGNQESMYSPYSSAVLSGLENPVIFQDPEKAVVKTITNTIDPQVLVAAQQKTLTPQQPTTSPRPTTLQDLQQPPQELVASPLSSVVLKPAALQPDYCVYTENTDPETTEILLDSGSVEPAINSPPPPSGEEEDFGIANLLFLDGSDEFDYTLNTFPKISTMTKEEMQNNMTPIIEVDSTAAVSALEKDREIALPTPSDMPPHPLPVHRSLSHMSNVDLVHNINMESASGAASISTMGIPPISPKDRALMEERRSHCLQELILSEESYLSSLRMLANMYFATIESCNALGKEAVALLENDTRSLIEFHQELLDDIQSEYPNITISNKPAAPTLQVKITPGVNDFTRAVWTSLKDVPPSNLENLGYRDGKWVKPALTTLSPQFAARISQLVADKAISLYLYEQYCINYDATIELLRSYRGTGKERFWIKGCENLLNAAQHDGRRKDLSLQSLMIVPAARISKYRLLLEQLAKNTCPVEETESHLVILDSLEKVEDKLRQLDHNHLVERFRRQSHILWNSLYFKNELPFSVQYFGLAILCGALNVTWLGPDGSIKFHYMGCFLFKSYLILANVANPEGRFYVKFIIPLHCCRLENPINSVVGLQTSSSLTKKLIFEHNFGLYEILLTATTVEELKSWQEKLEVQILSVNGIYMWDFKASDMSLQGYNSASWIPPMKPLSVAFQKRSRWRNFFGSYRSGFSDPLALQLKIQHFYVDGDLESNYGAHTAATRDENDGIKCETIHIRRYARLEAEKALGVIWSMDDLPLIPSCNADDTYQPINNVRHMVRRVASMKSTFNRGGQRQGSARGVFGGNRSKSLPHDNVSAKECYSKYDLSSGTDEFFDALSQARSVWVNTPYDELGRSSRFPTFKLAGERLRRFKTKVWKHHH, from the exons ATGGATACCCAGGTTCACGCCAACCACTACGAGCAAGCCCGAAAACGaaagtcctcctccaccacctttgTGCCCACCGTCTTGCTTCTGTCGCCGCCAGACCTCCCCCAAGCAACAGCCCACGCACCCACACAAAACACAGGTGGCCTCCGGGGCTCGATCCGAGGATCCATCCGGTCTCTGAGGGGATCTCTGCGtagacacaaacacgacaCGACGCTACCCACCATACAGATGGTGCCTCTTCAGCGAGCAGGAACTCCTATACAGGCTCCTCCTATCCAGAAACCCTTCCAGGCAATTCTTTCCGGAGCTACAACAGTCTTTGACGACCCCAAAAGTGGAGCCCTCACCGTCGCCTCCACCCAAGCATCAACCCGCCATTTCCACACTGCTGGCACCGGAGGAAGCGCTCTTTTCACAAACAACTCCGCCCATACACTCGCCGTCGTCGGCAACAGCACCTACTCAGGAGAAACTACCAAGAGCGCAGTCGGCCCCAAAGACAACTCGGTtacaaacagcagcagaacgCAGTCGCCGGCTTTTTCGGGAAACCAAGAAAGCATGTACTCTCCCTACTCGTCTGCAGTGTTGTCAGGCCTGGAGAACCCGGTGATCTTCCAGGACCCGGAGAAGGCAGTTGtcaagaccatcaccaatACTATTGACCCCCAGGTTCTTGTAGCTGCACAGCAAAAGACTCTCACGCCCCAGCAGCCGACAACGTCCCCACGACCCACTACTCTCCAGGACTTGCAGCAGCCGCCCCAAGAGCTCGTAGCATCTCCACTGTCCTCTGTTGTCCTCAAGCCGGCAGCCCTGCAGCCCGATTACTGCGTGTACACGGAGAACACGGATCCAGAAACGACAGAGATTCTCCTCGACAGTGGATCCGTCGAGCCCGCTATCAActccccaccacccccatctggagaagaagaggatTTTGGAATTGCCAAcctgctgtttctggacgGCTCGGACGAGTTCGACTACACGCTCAACACGTTTCCCAAGATCTCCACcatgaccaaggaggaaatgCAGAACAATATGACGCCAATTATCGAGGTGGACTCCACTGCTGCAGTTTCTGCACTGGAAAAAGACAGAGAAATTGCTCTTCCCACTCCTAGTGACATGCCACCTCACCCCCTTCCCGTGCACCGGTCCCTCAGTCACATGTCCAACGTGGACCTTGTGCACAACATTAACATGGAGTCTGCCAGCGGTGCTGCGTCCATCTCGACGATGGGAATACCTCCCATCTCTCCCAAGGATCGGGCTCTCATGGAGGAGCGCCGGAGCCACTGTCTCCAGGAGCTCATTCTTTCCGAGGAGAGCTACTTGAGCTCTCTGCGAATGCTGGCGAACATGTATTTTGCCACCATTGAGTCGTGCAATGCCCTTGGCAAGGAGGCTGTTGCTCTTTTGGAGAACGATACACGGTCGCTCATTGAGTTTCACCAGGAGCTACTGGATGATATTCAGTCCGAGTATcccaacatcaccatctccaacaagcCTGCTGCCCCCACGCTGCAGGTCAAAATTACCCCTGGTGTCAACGACTTCACACGAGCAGTGTGGACTTCTTTGAAGGATGTCCCTCCCAGCAATTTGGAAAATCTGGGGTATCGAGATGGAAAGTGGGTCAAGCCTGCTCTCACCACTCTTTCTCCCCAGTTTGCTGCCCGCATCAGTCAGCTTGTTGCAGACAAG GCCATCAGTCTCTATCTTTACGAACAATACTGCATCAATTACGACGCCACTATTGAGCTTCTGCGCTCCTACCGTGGTACGGGCAAGGAGCGGTTCTGGATCAAGGGCTGCGAGAACCTGCTCAACGCAGCTCAACATGATGGTCGCCGAAAGGACCTCTCCCTGCAGAGCCTGATGATTGTCCCCGCTGCACGGATCAGTAAGTACAGGCTActtctggagcagctggccAAAAACACTTGTCCGGTTGAGGAGACTGAATCTCACCTTGTGATTCTCGATTCActggagaaggtggaggacaagCTGCGGCAGCTTGACCACAATCATCTTGTAGAGCGGTTCCGTCGCCAGTCGCACATTTTGTGGAACAGTCTTTACTTCAAGAACGAGCTGCCCTTCAGTGTGCAGTATTTTGGCCTTGCAATTCTCTGTGGCGCTCTCAACGTCACCTGGCTGGGCCCCGATGGCTCCATCAAGTTTCACTACATGGGTTGCTTTCTCTTCAAGTCCTACTTGATTCTTGCCAACGTTGCCAACCCTGAGGGTCGCTTCTACGTCAAGTTCATTATTCCGCTGCACTGTTGCCGTCTCGAGAACCCCATCAACTCAGTTGTTGGTCTGCAAACCTCCAGTTCTTTGACTAAGAAGCTGATTTTCGAGCACAACTTTGGTCTGTACGAGATTCTGTTGACTGCAACCACTGTTGAGGAGCTCAAGTCGTGGCAGGAGAAGCTAGAGGTGCAGATTCTCTCCGTCAATGGAATCTACATGTGGGACTTCAAGGCTTCGGACATGAGTCTGCAGGGGTACAACAGTGCATCGTGGATTCCTCCCATGAAGCCTCTTTCCGTTGCTTTTCAGAAGCGGTCTCGATGGCGAAACTTCTTTGGAAGCTACAGGAGCGGGTTCAGCGATCCTCTGGCTCTCCAGCTCAAGATCCAACACTTTTATGTCGACGGAGACCTGGAGTCCAACTATGGGGCACACACGGCAGCCACGCGTGACGAGAACGATGGCATCAAGTGCGAGACCATCCACATTCGACGATACGCCCGgctggaggccgagaaggctctGGGGGTCATTTGGAGCATGGATGACCTGCCTCTGATCCCCTCTTGCAACGCCGATGATACCTATCAGCCCATCAACAATGTGCGCCACATGGTTCGGCGGGTGGCCTCGATGAAATCGACTTTCAACCGGGGAGGTCAGCGACAGGGGTCAGCACGAGGTGTCTTTGGAGGTAACCGCAGCAAGAGCCTTCCGCATGACAATGTCAGTGCCAAGGAGTGTTATAGCAAGTACGACTTGAGCAGCGGGACGGATGAGTTTTTTGACGCTCTATCGCAAGCTCGAAGTGTATGGGTCAACACTCCTTATGACGAGCTGGGTCGAAGTTCTCGGTTCCCCACTTTTAAGCTGGCAGGCGAGCGTCTTCGTCGGTTCAAGACCAAGGTATGGAAGCATCATCATTAG
- a CDS encoding uncharacterized protein (Compare to YALI0A10813g, similar to Saccharomyces cerevisiae RRF1 (YHR038W); ancestral locus Anc_5.306, similar to uniprot|P38771 Saccharomyces cerevisiae YHR038w FIL1 Killed in Mutagen sensitive to Diepoxybutane and/or Mitomycin C singleton): MFLRTVRSQAVRAAALHHTVAPALCMRPVLRTQTVAFSSTPVTLGKKKKGGKEPKAAAKAAAEEAVDEDLFMIEWNKFEDLSAKSVAAFAAKAKEIKAGNNSPDLINNIEVKISKDEVYQIKDIASVALKGGRTLSISVYDPSHTKQVTASILASDLNMNPQPQANSPQILNIPLPPPSAESRAEQQKELKALYNAFKADKKLTSGLAAIRDAFKKDHKKMADQKSIGKDVVKREDKKFEELQKAWTSKIEKEFKTVSDEIAKK, encoded by the coding sequence ATGTTTCTGAGAACTGTCCGAAGCCAGGCCGTGCGAGCAGCCGCCCTCCACCACACGGTGGCTCCGGCACTATGCATGCGGCCCGTGCTCCGAACACAGACAGTCGCGTTCTCGTCCACTCCCGTGACTCTGggcaagaaaaagaagggcGGTAAGGAgcccaaggctgctgccaaggccgcggccgaggaggccgtCGATGAGGATCTGTTCATGATCGAGTGGAACAAGTTTGAGGACCTGTCTGCCAAGTCTGTGGCTGCGTTTgccgccaaggccaaggagatcaaggcCGGAAACAACTCGCCGgatctcatcaacaacattgaGGTCAAAATCAGCAAGGACGAGGTCTACCAGATCAAGGACATTGCCTCCGTGGCCCTCAAGGGCGGCCGAACGCTGTCCATCTCCGTCTACGACCCTAGCCACACCAAACAGGTCACCGCCTCCATTCTGGCGTCCGATCTCAACATGAACCCCCAGCCCCAGGCCAACTCGCCCCAGATCCTCAACATCCCCCTGCCCCCTCCCTCGGCTGAGAGCCGGgccgagcagcagaaggagctcaaggcgCTGTACAACGCCTTCAaggccgacaagaagctgacTTCGGGTCTGGCTGCGATCCGAGACGccttcaagaaggaccaCAAGAAGATGGCCGACCAGAAGTCGATTGGAAAGGACGTGGTCAAGCGAGAAGACAAGAAGTTTGAGGAGTTGCAGAAGGCATGGACCTCCAAAATCGAAAAGGAGTTCAAGACCGTCTCCGAcgagattgccaagaagTGA
- a CDS encoding uncharacterized protein (Compare to YALI0A10879g, similar to Saccharomyces cerevisiae SKP1 (YDR328C); ancestral locus Anc_5.371, similar to uniprot|P52286 Saccharomyces cerevisiae YDR328c SKP1 kinetochore protein complex CBF3 subunit D singleton) produces MVTLVSSDGVSFNVDQKVASRSALIKNMMEDIGEDAGEIPVPNVSSNVLKKVIEYCTYHKDDPLPQSGEDEGTSAADKKKSTVIDDWDYNFLQVDQEMLFEIILTANYLDIKPLLDVGCKTVANMIKGKTPEEIRRTFNIANDFTPEEEAQIRRENEWAEDR; encoded by the coding sequence ATGGTCACTCTTGTTTCTTCAGACGGCGTCTCGTTCAACGTGGACCAGAAGGTTGCGTCGCGATCGGCcctcatcaagaacatgATGGAGGACATTGGAGAGGACGCCGGCGAGATCCCCGTCCCCAACGTGTCTTCCAATgtgctcaagaaggtgaTTGAGTACTGCACCTACCACAAGGACGACCCTCTTCCCCAGAGCGGAGAGGACGAGGGCACTTCGGCcgccgacaagaagaagagcaccGTGATTGACGACTGGGATTACAACTTTCTGCAGGTGGACCAGGAAATGCTGTTTGAGATTATTCTGACCGCAAATTACCTGGACATCAAGCCCCTGCTGGACGTGGGCTGCAAGACGGTGGCCAACATGATCAAGGGCAAGACCCCCGAGGAGATTCGACGAACCTtcaacattgccaacgaCTTCACtcctgaggaggaggcccagATCCGACGAGAGAACGAGTGGGCCGAGGACAGATAA